In Aspergillus fumigatus Af293 chromosome 6, whole genome shotgun sequence, the genomic window AGAGCCCTGGTCCCTGTCTTCCCTCTCACTCCAGAAGTCGTTCTAATTGCTGTTTAATGGTAATATTTAGATCTTATAAATCTATCAGCAAAGCTGAACAAGAccgtttttttttttctggttgACAATCAGGTCGCCGGTAGAAACGCGACCTTGGAAGAGCCCCGCCTTATAATCAGGCCTCTCTATACAGAGTTCAGATCAAGACTTCTCAAATCCACCGTCCTGTGACTCAGTCAGAGCCTTCTGCTTGTAACAGAATGCGAAGGTTCTGTCTTCGTGCAGATTCCCCATTCCtattttcttcctttcctcaTCAAAAAATCTATGGAGACAATCTGCTTGGAGTCCGTTCTATCCTTATGGGATTGATGGAACTCCGTTCCTTCGATGCTGGCATATTTGATGAGAGGGTTCTGAAATAAATAAGTGTGGGATTTGATTAAATATGCCAAAGACCTAGTCGTTTCTCCTCGTTGTTACAATAGGTGTCAACAAGGGTTGCATGGGCAGGGTTCTTAAATCCGCTCGGCAAGCACTTTCCAATGTAGAGAATAAAACAGCATATGACTGTAGACGTACTAGCAAGGGCCGACAATTGGTTCAGAGCAAAGAGACAATCAGAGTAGACTAAGAAATATAGGGACAGGTAGAGCTGCAAAGAGTAAGAGTCCTGTATGGGAAGTGCGCGGCATGATCGCGTTTAAATAGCCTTCTTTAACTGTTAGCACCATAGCTACTTAGCGCTGGCAAGGAGGGAGACGTCATGTTGATAATGTCTGAGACTTGGAATGAGCCGCTGGCGCCTATCTGCAGTCTATGATTAGTGGGATGTCCTTGGACAAGCGCTGGCTAACGTTGGCCGATCCGAACTAGCTCGATACTGGATGTAGGAACATGAAGGAGTAAGTGGCGGCTAGAGCAAGAACGGATGTTCAAGCAGCTATCCAGCTGTCTTGCGTTCCTCCGGCATCCATTTCAACATCGACCTAATAAAAGCCAAAAATAActctttctcctcgccaCTAAGGCGCTTTTCTAGGGCCTCAAGTGAAACAGAGAGAATAGGCGCTTCATGATAAGCAATCCAGTGACCTGCAACTATGTCAGTTTATGGGTCCTTAGGTAAGGTGGGTGTAACGCGAAGCAGGTACCAACCGCTCGAGTCAAAGCACTGCCTCCGTCGTCTCACTACACCGCACGAATTCGGTTGGCGGTGGTCCAATCAAGGCCACCATAAGCGCCAGATGTCTGAACGGATCATGGCCACCTTTGGCATCAAATATATCTCCAAACAGATGCTGCCCTTCAAACAGATCCCAAATCTAGACAATCATCAGCAAAACATGGCAGCAACTTAAAACACTAGTGGGACCTAACTCACAAGGCCAGCAAGATTCCAGATATCAATAGCGCTTCCCCAAGTCATTTCAAAAATAACCTCCGGCGCTCGATATATGTGTGGTTGGACGAAAGGTCCTGACGCCTGTGTTTTGCCAATCCTTGCCTCTCCTAAGTCGCATAGGACTGGAAGACCGTAGTTTCTGCCTCCTGTGGGCCTCCGGAAGTTTTGACTgtaataaataatatatGACTGGTTAATCAACTTCTGAGGACTTGGGTTTTCGGTTTCTGCTGTTGTGAAATCCGCCAGCATGGAGCTATCCTCTAGGCTGAGCATCAGATTGTTAGACATTAAGTCTGGTGGACATCAGTATCAAATCCAACCTTTATAAAGCATAAATCTCTACCAGTATGAATAACCTCAGCCTCCGTGTGCAAGAAATCAAGAGCTAATAGAAGTCGCTTGATTGTCATTCTTAGTAGAGGTAGATCAAACAGCCGAGGATTCATTCTCATCATTTTAAGAAGTGTCACATTCATCAGCTGCAGTACAAGGCATCGATGTGTGCCCCCAGGGCCATGGAGGTCGAATGAATCATACAGCTCGCGGATCAATGACCGACCCGGATGCGAAGAATCTATTTTTGCTAGGTGTTTATAGACTCTCAATTCGCGATCTGCTGCAGTGGGATAATCTGGCAAGGAGGTTGATACCTTCAATACTGTGTAGTTATTGGCTCTATATCCATGACTCGTCAGAGCTGCCCTGGGATTAATTAGACTGGGATTGGCGCACTGGAGATCTCGGCAGAGCCAGGTAGTTGAATATGCCCTATACCCAAGCTTTCCTGCAACTTTGTATCTGGCGTGATACACATTGCCTATTCTTACTGGATAGTAATGCTCTGCTTTGTAATGTGGTAAGGTTTCTTCCTCAATCGGGGTTTCTGTATGGATAATATGCGCAACAGTAGAGCATTCTCTGGAAGACAGTCGCCTTCGCCGAACATTATTCATTAAAACTCGCAAAATAGACGCCATTGAATCCAGCTCTACTTTCCGCAGCTCAAGATTAGTTAAGGATACAGCACAACGAGCTGCATGGTATGGGGAAGGTGTACCCAATGCGGGACAGGAACAACACCGCAACCGACCAGGCAAGGGACATCTCCGTTGGCGGAGAATCTTGACTTACTAATCAACTGCAACACATTTTGGGCTCTTTTCAACTAGTGCACTGTGACAGTACTCATATAGCCTACCTGCGTATCGTGAGCTGCAACACAAGTACTCCATATGTTTTGGCTCACCTTGTCTTTTCTCTCTTGTCATTGTTGCCCTCTGTATTGAGCAATCATATATAGATTATAAGAGACTATTACTACAAGTGAACAGTGCGCAATATGCAAGCTGCAGTATTATCGTAATCATCAGTAATTGTTATATAAAAGTCTAGAATCtgttcctttgtcttttgcCTACTCTCTTCAAGCAGTTGGTAGAGAGGCACAGACTACAGAGCCGCGGACCAGACAAGCCCGATAAGCCCCTGTTATGTTTGATTATCAGCTTGTATGACGCAGTTACCCACTAAACTAAATAATGTGTTCCCTCACCCGCAGCGAAATCTTGGATTCCTAACTTACTTACTTTCTGTCGCTACCAAGGTTGATTCCATTAAGCGTCGCACACTGAAATCAGTCATTGCGAATacaaggggaaaagaaatgaCACCCCGCTGCTTCATTGTCCGTCACGGCGAGACAGAATGGTCCCTAAACGGGCGGCACACCGGCTCCACCGACTTGCCGTTGACAGCAAACGGCGAGAAACGGATTAAGGCGACGGGCAAAGCGTTGGTCGGCAATGACCGGCTGATCGTTCCAAAGAAGCTGGCACATGTGTATGTCTATGTATTTTGGAATTATTCTAGAATGAAGCTTTGATTGCAGACAATCTGGTGTACATGACAAAACAAAATTGGCGAGCGGTGCCATGCTGATATGTTGATGCTAACGTTGACCGGCTAGTTACGTATCTCCCCGCACCCGCGCCCAACGTAccctcgagctcctcgaaaTCGGCTGCAAAGAGAGACTCCCATGGACCGAGGCCAGAAAAtcagaagaggaggaaccCATACGCACGGAAGCCAAGGTGGAAATCACCGACGCGATCAGGGAATGGGACTATGGCGATTATGAAGGATTGACGAGTAAGCAGATCAGAGAGCTGCGGGAGAAGAATGGCCAGGGGCCGTGGGATATCTGGAGGGACGGATGTCCAGGCGGAGAGTATGGTACCCACTCTGTTTCAAGCTGCAAGCCTGAATTCCCGTTCGTGGTAGGACTTGCACAGCGCAGCTGATGAAAGTGAACCCGGACAGATCCCCGGAAGACGTCATTCGTCGACTTGATGCTTTAATCGCCGAGATTAGGGAAAAATTCCACAATAAATACTTTGAGGGCTCGTCTGGCGGCAAAGGAGATGTTCTGATCGTCGCCCACGGCCATATTCTGCGCGCGTTTGCCATGCGCTGGACCGGAAAGCCACTCTCCGAGACGACATTGATCTTGGAAGCTGGCGGAGTCGGCACCTTGAGGTGAGTCGTTCTCAGTGAGCGTGCTCCCCTCGATATGTCCCCTCTAACCATTCCAGTTACGAACACGACAACATCCACGAACCGGCAATCATTCTCGGTACGGCCGGTTTCGTCGTAGAAGAGTAGGGCCGTGACACAGATCTAGATCCCCACGGGGTGCAAGACGTCTGCGTCGGTCAGCATATCCCAACATACAATATAGATAGCGAATCCCAGATATGACCACATCATAGCATCCTGCAATACCTGTCCAAGAGTCCACAAAAGATACTCACCCCGACAACCCGTAACAAAGGATATTCCCTTAAGATTCCGTCTTCACCTTTGCCTCCTCCCCTTTATCCCCTTCCCCACTTGAAGCTAGGCCAGACCCTGAATTCCCCTTcaccccctcctcccccagaACTTTAGCAGACCCCATGAACAAGGCCCCGACATATCCGCCCAGAAAGCGCATATCCTCCGCCTGCACAGCCGTCATACGAAGCAGATTCTGCGTGTCGGCGAGGTTGGCATTCAACTGCTCCAACTGCGAATGCAGCTGAGCGTACTGCCGCGTTTTGGCGGCTGACATGCCGGAGTTTCCCATCCCTGACGAGGCCGATGCGGTGGTGGAAGTTGGAAGGATGGAATGGCGGGGGTAGGACTGAGAAGGGTGGTGTTGGTGGGACGATGGTGGCATTGTTGCGTAGGCGTCTGGCTATTCGATGCAGGTTTAGAGATTGTAAAGGTCCAAAGATCTGATAGAGTACTATCGACCTACGCTATACACTCGATGTGGTAAGAGAATTGACTGTGGGGAGAGAGGTAAATTTCGCACGGCCTTTTTGATGCTTTGTTTACAAAAGATGGTCACGTGGCACGATGGAGATAAAGCGACAGCACCCAATAAGCCCGTCTGATTTGAGTACCGTAGTGCCATGGGAGATCAGGACGGTCCCAATGGGTCAAAGCTTGACATAAATTTTCTACAAGACAGTTATTATGGGGTTATTCGAGTGGTTCAGTCTCTCTCAGTTTATGCAAACGTGTGGATTATTCGAAACGCTCATTGCGACATGGCAGGATAATCTTCTATCAATCATGTGTTCTTCTGCACTCATTCGTTGCTCAACAGAACGGTTCTCCTGCACTAAATGAAGCCGTTACAGTTCAGAGGACTGCTCTCCTTCGTGACTACCTTGCGAGGCGCGAACTCAGCCAGATTAGGTCGATCGATCGACCGAATAAGTCAGAACCCCTGCTCTTTTTGATGCGCCAGAACCAGACCATGAACTTGCGAGTGTTAAAGGCTGCTGAACCTTTTGCAAAGTCCCTATAAAAAAAATCCAGAACAGATGCAAGGAAATTCAGAAAGGAGGGAATGCAGGTAGAAGAAATAGGGGGTGGAGAAAGATGGTAAAATGATGTAGAAGACATGAGAAGCTGCTTGCAAAGATGATGCGCCGGTACAGGTAGTGTACAACAGTGACGGTCATGCAGAGGGGCAAATGGAATGCAAAGTTGAATAATTGCGACTTGTTATTGGCAGTGGTTTAGCTGCGAAAGtaaaacaaaacaaaaagagAAAGCAAACTTTCAAGGCCGAGCTTTGGACTCGCTGTCATTAAAAAGAGTGCTGCGGTAAAAGGAGACAGTGAGCAAAGCAACAAACGCAAAAGCACGCCCGCCACTCCGAAACCCCGAGACGGAAAGCATGATGAAACAAGCAAGATGAACCCTATGTCCCTTGTGTATATGCAGAGCAGCGAACAACACAGTATTATAAGTTTATTGACCCCGTTCTTGACGTCGGCGAGCGTCTGTACTGATTCAAGTCTAAGTGGAATTCAAGCATTCGATGTCAATAGCGTGGACGCCGATCCCATTGGCAGAAACGAAGCAGGAGGGCAGAGACATGAAGAAATCAACGAGGTAACAGCTCAACAAACGGTCTCAGGAGACTCAGAAGAGAGGCCAAGGGTCGCCAATTAACGAACCGGCATTGCAGCCTGCTGAGCGCCTAGGCTGATTTGGCTGCTATGGGCGGAAGCTTCGGAGTCCAGATTCGCACTGGCTCCGCTATCACCACTCTCCGCGCTGGCGCTCGCACTTCCAGTCAGACTTCTATGCTTGGGAGTGCCCTTGGCGGGATACGGGTTGCTCACCCCATAATGTTGCTCAACTTGCTGCGGACCTACCGCATTGCCATGACCAGGAGGATATTTCGGGACAGGTGCCCGCATGTTGCCAGGCGGCGACGGATGACCGCCGTGAGGACCAGGAGGACCAACAGGTTGATCTTGAGCGGTTGAAGGTCGTCCCATTCGCGGACCGGGTCCCCCATAGGGGGTAGCAGGGGACTGGCTGTTTCTTCGACTCTGTGGATAGGGGTGTGGCGGGAAGTCACCCATTCGGCTAGCTGTCATGGAATTCGCACGGGACCCAGCTTGTATCTGATTTCGATCAACCGATCCGTACCGGTTAGATGAATAGGCCATCATGGGGTTGTCCATAAGGGAATCATGAAGCCCAGGGATTTCCTGCATAATACGCTCGCTGGTGCGTTTTCGGCCCGGGAGGTACCGACTGAAGGATGACTGGGGCCTGCCATTAACACTGATTTCTGGATTCTTGCGGAATTGACTCGCGCTGGGGGCTTTTCTTGTCCTGCGCGATGTGATGCTCATCATATCGACGCTGTCTGGGTCAATGTGTGGTATAGGGATGTTGTCCATGGGATCGAAATaatcatcctcgtcatcctcatcgaacGCTGCTGCTCTGGACGGCGCTGCCCTACTACGAGGTCCGCGTCGCATCTGCATCTCTTGCTCACGGAGTTGCAACTCTCGCTGTCGGAGGGCCAATTCCCGTTCTCTCAGGGCCagatctgcagctgcaggcggAGGACCGGGCGGCATGTCGTGCATGCCGTTACTCCCATTCTGGCGGGGCATGCCTCCCTCCGCAAACTCGTCATATACGACCAGATGGCTGAACTCCTCCAGTCCCTCAAGAGAAGGTTCGCGAGGTATCCTAGCCGAAGGTGGAACGGGTTGTCCGCTTGGTGGCCTTGACATTCCGGGCATAGGATACCCACGGCGCCCAGGAGGTATCATCATACCCGAGCCGGACCTGCCACCAGGCGGGGGCCGCATAGGACCGTTTCTTGGGGGAGGTGCCGAAGACATTCTGGGAGGTGGCTGAGCGAGTATGGGGGGAGGCGTATCATTGGTTGAGGGTCTGTTCAGATTGTTTGTGTTGATGTGATGGAGTGCAGCGTAGAGTGTCTCGATTCGTGGAACCCGGATACCTGACTCCGTCGCCAATTTGATTGGAGACCCAAGATATGTCTCTATCTCCATTGGACGTCGCGATTGGAAATCCTGATACATTGTGCTAGGTGACTCGATAGCAACCATCTTCTCGATCGTCTTCTGGGCGAAGTCACTGGGAAACGAGCAGCCTTGCGATTTCGCGAGTTCAATGAGCTCTTCGATGATGCCTGTCACGAGTTGGCGAACCCCGACTTTCTCGAGGAGTTGGGCATGACTCGAAGTCTCAAACATAACACTTGTTGGCTGAAAGGCGATAGgtctgcagaagaagaaagagttAGCAGGAAAACCGAAAGCGGACTCGAGGCAACTGAAGCGGCTGGTGTATGCTCACCCTATCATGCGCTCAAATTGTTCCTGTCTGATGTTTTCCGACACCCTGCAGTTGACTTGGCCTGAGCTCAAAGTCATCGCCAGAGCACTAGCCATGTCATTCTGAATCGATACCGGGATGCTGGAATTGTTACTCGTTGCACCGACCCAGATGTCTGACGAATCCAAATGCTCGAATTCACTAGGCCCAGTTTGCGAAATCTCCACGCCGGAAACAAGGGAGAGGACCACGTTTGTGGGGAACCGCTGCTCCAATTGAGATTCTACACCGAGGGTATTCGTTGTGTTCACGAGGATGCATGTATGCTGAGGTGTGACGACGGACTCGATAACAGATGCAAGATCGTAGACGTCGGGGAGCGCCTTGACGCACAGAATGACATAGTCGTATGCGTTCTCTCGAGatgctgcttcttcaggagcGCGAACAACTACAAAGCGGAACACGTATGTCAGCAAGTTTACTGCGAGTGATACATAAGCCATGATGAGAGAACGTACCATGACGGGGCTTGAAGCGTTCATTGCCATATGTTTTCGACCTGTGTGTTTCGCCGCGATCAGAAAGAACGGCTTTGAGAGGAAAGACGATGAGTCAAGAGGAAGCGTACTTGAATGATACTCCATACTGAGACACTGATTCGAATCCCGATTTCCAGACAAGGGTCACATCACAGGACGTTGTAGCCTGA contains:
- a CDS encoding histidine phosphatase family protein codes for the protein MFDYQLRNLGFLTYLLSVATKVDSIKRRTLKSVIANTRGKEMTPRCFIVRHGETEWSLNGRHTGSTDLPLTANGEKRIKATGKALVGNDRLIVPKKLAHVYVSPRTRAQRTLELLEIGCKERLPWTEARKSEEEEPIRTEAKVEITDAIREWDYGDYEGLTSKQIRELREKNGQGPWDIWRDGCPGGESPEDVIRRLDALIAEIREKFHNKYFEGSSGGKGDVLIVAHGHILRAFAMRWTGKPLSETTLILEAGGVGTLSYEHDNIHEPAIILGTAGFVVEE
- a CDS encoding ketopantoate reductase family protein produces the protein MRLMSGIVKRLPQHPPQPEMSPELTRACLVGSNAISAFLSWRLQATTSCDVTLVWKSGFESVSQYGVSFKSKTYGNERFKPRHVVRAPEEAASRENAYDYVILCVKALPDVYDLASVIESVVTPQHTCILVNTTNTLGVESQLEQRFPTNVVLSLVSGVEISQTGPSEFEHLDSSDIWVGATSNNSSIPVSIQNDMASALAMTLSSGQVNCRVSENIRQEQFERMIGPIAFQPTSVMFETSSHAQLLEKVGVRQLVTGIIEELIELAKSQGCSFPSDFAQKTIEKMVAIESPSTMYQDFQSRRPMEIETYLGSPIKLATESGIRVPRIETLYAALHHINTNNLNRPSTNDTPPPILAQPPPRMSSAPPPRNGPMRPPPGGRSGSGMMIPPGRRGYPMPGMSRPPSGQPVPPSARIPREPSLEGLEEFSHLVVYDEFAEGGMPRQNGSNGMHDMPPGPPPAAADLALRERELALRQRELQLREQEMQMRRGPRSRAAPSRAAAFDEDDEDDYFDPMDNIPIPHIDPDSVDMMSITSRRTRKAPSASQFRKNPEISVNGRPQSSFSRYLPGRKRTSERIMQEIPGLHDSLMDNPMMAYSSNRYGSVDRNQIQAGSRANSMTASRMGDFPPHPYPQSRRNSQSPATPYGGPGPRMGRPSTAQDQPVGPPGPHGGHPSPPGNMRAPVPKYPPGHGNAVGPQQVEQHYGVSNPYPAKGTPKHRSLTGSASASAESGDSGASANLDSEASAHSSQISLGAQQAAMPVR
- a CDS encoding putative protein kinase encodes the protein MNNVRRRRLSSRECSTVAHIIHTETPIEEETLPHYKAEHYYPVRIGNVYHARYKVAGKLGYRAYSTTWLCRDLQANNYTVLKVSTSLPDYPTAADRELRVYKHLAKIDSSHPGRSLIRELYDSFDLHGPGGTHRCLVLQLMNVTLLKMMRMNPRLFDLPLLRMTIKRLLLALDFLHTEAEVIHTDLMSNNLMLSLEDSSMLADFTTAETENPSPQKLINQSYIIYYSQNFRRPTGGRNYGLPVLCDLGEARIGKTQASGPFVQPHIYRAPEVIFEMTWGSAIDIWNLAGLIWDLFEGQHLFGDIFDAKGGHDPFRHLALMVALIGPPPTEFVRCSETTEAVL
- a CDS encoding DASH complex subunit HSK3 family protein, with amino-acid sequence MPPSSHQHHPSQSYPRHSILPTSTTASASSGMGNSGMSAAKTRQYAQLHSQLEQLNANLADTQNLLRMTAVQAEDMRFLGGYVGALFMGSAKVLGEEGVKGNSGSGLASSGEGDKGEEAKVKTES